Within Desulfurobacterium thermolithotrophum DSM 11699, the genomic segment TCTTCCTGTAGAAAAAGAAGAAGAAGAAGAAAGAATAGCTAAAATAGTAAAAAACGGATGGAACTTGATACAACCTCTTAATTTAGAACCTCTTTCTGTAGAGTTAAAAAAGGAAAAAACTTACTATTTTGAAATTATATCCTATGTAAAGAAAAAAGTTCCAAAAGTCTTTCCATATACTCAAGGAGAGCTCATCGAAGAAATGAGAAAAAAGGAAATTGGAAGACCTTCCACTTATGCAAAAATTGTTCAAACTCTTCTTGACAGAAAGTACATCATAGAAAAGGGGAAATTTCTCTATCCTACAAAACTTGGAATAGAAGTTTACAACTATCTTTCAGAAAAGTTTCCCGACTATACTTCTGAAGAATTTACAAGAGAACTTGAAAATATAATGGATAAAGTTGAAAGAGGAGAGGAAGATTACCAAAAAGTAATAGAAAACCTTAAACCTATTTTGGAAATAAGATATTCTTAACTTTCTCCACAACCTTTGGAAAAGCTTTCTTTACTGGTTCAGTTAATTCATTTTTGAACGTTTCCAAGTCTGCCGCTTCTACTCCAATAAATTTTATTTCTCTTGGCATCTTATCAGCAAATAAACTGTAACCAACAGTTATAATTTCACTAAGAGAAACAGAATGACTATTTCCCCCATAAAGTTTCTGGTTTTGCCCGGATGTCAAGTCAAGTTCTACGATTTCTCCAGGTTTAAGACCGAGCTTTACAGCATCTACTATTACTACTTTCTCTTTTCCCAAAAGTGTTTTCACCATATATAAAGAAGGGGAGAGAAAGTGAACGGCTTGAATCTCCCCGCAAAGAGCTTCCACAGTCCAAAACCCTAAACCATCATCAGAGAAGTTGGGATTGCCTATACCTATTAACAATTTCAACTTAAAAGTTCCTCAACTTCTTAATGAGTTTTCCGTTCTTTGTATACACTTCAAGCTGAATTGGAATCTGACCTGGAAAAGCATGAGTAGCACAAGCTAAACATAAATCATAAGGCCTATGCGCCATTTCTATAAGATTGAGTTTGGCTTCATCAAATTTTCCATCATCAAAGAAAAACTTAGCAGCTTTTTTAACAGCGATCTGTATAGAGCCGTTGTTAAACGTAGTTGGAACAATCATGTTAGCGTCAGTTACCATTGCATTTTCGTCAGTCTTGTAGTGGTGTATTAACGTTCCCCTCGGTGCTTCTATAATTCCAACTCCTTCTCCAGAAACTTTTCCAACGGGATTGCAGGTGTTGGGATTAGTTATTTCTGGATCATTTACAAGCTCTTTAACTATTTCTGCATGATTGAGTATTTCTATGGCTCTTGCCCAGTGGTAGGCAAATATATTATGAACAGGTTTTCCTCCAAAGAATTCTACCATCTCCTCATAAGCCTTTTGAGCAAGGGGAGTACTGTAACCATCAGATACGTTAAATCTTGCAAGTGGTCCTACACTACAGAAAGGAGTTCCTTCTCCGTCAATAAATCCTTTCCAGCCTACAGATTTAAGGTAAGGGAATTTTGCGTAACTCCACTGTATTGTTCTTTCGGCAAAGTAATCAAGATATTCTTTATCGGTAAAGCTTCCTATTTCCTGTCCAAAAGGAGATATTATCTTTTGAATACCTTCGTAATAGGCAACTTTATTGTTCTTATCGACTGTTCCCATATAGTTAGTAGCAACGTTAAAGGTTTCTTCTTTCAATAGTTTAGAATATTCAGGATTTTTTACTACTATTTCTTTAAATAGTTCTACACTTTGTTTGCCTAGTTTTAAACAATCTTCGGCCAATTTTTGGAGCTCCTTTACCTCATCTTCACTTATGTCTTTAGACCATCCACCTGGTATCGCCGACGCAGGGTGAGTAGTTTTACCTCCCAATATCTCCACTATTCTAGCTGCAGAAAATCTCTTCTCAAGAATTTCTTTAACGAATTCTTTGCCAAGTTTTTTTGCAACTCCGATTATATTTCTCTCTTCAGGTGGTGCTGTTGGTCCACATATAAAGTCTGGAAGTCCCATAGCATATAAAATTTCAGTATGATCTTCTATGTAGTGAGCAGAAAGTAACAATTTTCTTAGCTTTTTAGCTACGGGAGGAGGTTCTACCGAAAATATTTGGTCTCCAGCTTTTAGTGAAGCCATAAAGTGAACAGCCCTACATACTCCACAAATAGTACTTGCTATTCTAGGAACCTCTTCTATTGGAACATTTTGGACTAGCTTCTCATATCCCATAAACTCAACCACTTGGAAAAAAACTTCGTCAATCTTTCCGTTGTCATTTAAAAAGACGGTAATTTTTCCGTGACCTTCGAGTCTAGTTAGTGGTTCTATCGTAACTTTTTTCATCATTTCCTCCTAATCTTTTGATTTGATCAGTTTAGATTTTGGAAGGCTGTATCTATAAAAAAGCTGAACAGGAGCAGGTATCTCTTTAAGCAGATTTTTATTATCTAAAGTTGTAGCTATGGTGCTTACCGCTTTAATGGCAAAGTCTGACACTCCTGGGATCGGACCTCCACATCCCCTACAAGGCATATTGGCTTTTAAGCAAGCTGCTCCGCAATCACCTTGAGTAATAGGGCCTAAACAAAGATATCCAGCTTCTAAAAGACATACGTCCTTTGGTGGCTTTTCTAGTGTTCTTTTTACCTGTGTAGGCTTTTTTTTAATACCACCGTAGCGTATAGGATTTCTTGGACATGCATCGCAAACAGCTGTTCCCATAGTTAACCAACTACCTTTTGCTGGAAGATCGTTTTTAAGGATGGATTCAAGTATCCACTTTATGTGGTTGTAATGGGGAGGACATCCACCTACATAGTAATCTACTTTAACAACCTGATCGAGAGCTCTGGCAGGTTTAAGAACAGGAAGATCTAAAGGGTATTTACCATCTGCTACATATTCTGGCTGAGGAACAATACCTTCAGTGTTGTCAGTTGTTATAGTTTCAATGTAAGCTTTTTTGACAATCTCTTCTTGCCTGTAAATGTTAACTAAACCTTTGATGCCTCCTAAACTTGCACATATACCAAAAGCAATTAGTGTTTTGCATTTTCTCCTCATAAATTTTGCTATATGTTCATGTTCGGAATTTCTTACATTTCCCGTAAAGAAACCTATATCAATTGAGCCGTCTGGGATAGACTCTAGATCTTTATACTTTTTATCTATTAAAGTGGGAGCAAAAAACATGAGTTCTACGTGGTCAAGAAAATCCATAAGCTTAGTAGCCGTATCTAAAAGAGAGGTCTCACAACCTGCACATCCACCTCCCAAATAATAAGCCATTTTAAGCTTTAACATAGTTATCCTCCTTCAATTTGGTTAGAACTTCGTTCATTTTCCTTATAGAGTTGGCCAATTTCTTCCAGTTGGGAACACCTATGTATTCCCATTTCACCAGTTTGTTGTTGACTCCAAGTAACCGCAAACTTTCATTAAGCATTTCTATCCTTCTTTCCTGCATATAGTTACCCCACACGTGATGACAGTTGTGTTCAGGACATCCTGCTACAATAATTCCGTCTGCCAAATTTCTGCTCAATATTTCGTTAATAACTTCAAGGCTTAAAGAGGCAGAACATCTTACTCTTATACTTCTAAAGTTTTCAGGAAGTTTTTCTCCATTTACTCCCATTAAATCTGCTGCACCGTAGGCACACCAGTAACAGAGAAAAGCGAGAATTCTAGGTTTATCTTTTGGAAGATGCTTAAAGGCTACTTCTACCATCTTCAGTATTTGTTCGTCTTCAAGATTAGAGAAATTGATGGCTTTAGATGGACATGCAGCGTAACAGAGGCCACAACCTCTACACAAATTAGGATCTATTTCTATCCAGTTGTCTTCAGGAGTTTTTCCTTTCTTTACAGAAATTGCTCCGTGTGGACAACACATAAGACAAGTTTCACACCTAGAACACTTGTCTTGGTCAATCTGGGCATAATATTTCTTTTCTCTTCCCTTTAAATCTTTGTAAATCTTAGGAGCAACTCCTAAAGCAGATTCTATACTTTCCTGAACGTCTTTGAATCCTTTTGCTGTTCCAATGACGTAGACTCTTTCTACAAAACTTTCAAGTGGATTAATAACTCTCGGCTGGAATTCAAGCGGAAATCCGTAAATATCTGTATACATATTTAACATTTGAGTTATTCTTGCCTGGGCAGGAACAAGTGGTTCAGCCAGAACTGCTAAATTAGCTGTAAATTCTCCTTTCTCAGTTTTTATTCTTAATTTTCCTTTTCCTTCTCTTTCTACCTTTTCAACTACTGTTTGAATGAACTCAACCCCTCCAGCTTCTGCTCTCTTTCTAAATTCTTCAAAGGCGCGTCCTGTTGTTCTTAAACTGCGGTAAAAGATTCTCACTTTAATATCTGGCATCTGTTTGGCAAGTAAGGCAGCAATCTTTGCAGTCTCAAGGCAACATAATCTTGAACAGTAGCCTTCTTCATCTTTTTTACACAGAATAAAAGCTATTTCCTTAGGCTTATTTCCGAAAAAGTTGTTTGCACTATATCTTTGATACTCTGTAAGTGTTATTACTTCTGGAAATTCATAACCTAATTCTCTATATTGGGATACATCTCCTCCTTTTAATCCTGTTGCGATAACAATTGCACCAACTTCCTCTTCTATCGTTTCACTTTCAGCCTGTAAATTTATTGCCTGAGTTGGACAGACCTTTTCACATTCTCCACAAAAGATACATGCAGCTTCATCTATGTGATAGACATCGGGAATGGCTAAAGGAAACGGTTTATAAATAGCTTTTCTCTTTGTTTTCCCAAGATTGAACTCATTAGGAACTTCAACAGGACATACTTTCTCACATTCTCCACAGGCTATGCACTTATCAGGATTTATCTTTATTGATTTTCTTCTTATTTTTACTTTAAAGGTTCCACTATCTTTTTCTATGTCTTCTATTTCTGAGTTTGTAAGTACTTTTATTCTGTCTCTCAACATGGTTTCTCTACCGACTACAGGTAAAACGCACTGACTGGTACAAACGGAAGGATAACTTTCAGATTGCCAGAGAGCGGGAATAGAGGCTGTCAAACCTCCTAGATAAGGTTTTTCCTCTACGATAACTGATTCCACGCCTATATCTGCTAAAGCTTGAGCGCATGATTGACCTGCAACCCCTCCCCCAACAATTAAAACTCTTTTCTTAAGTTTTTCTTTTAGAGCTCCTACATTGGTTTTAAGTTTTTCGTAAGCCATTAGGAGCATATCTTTTGCTTTTGCGTTTATTCCTTCTATGTTGTCGTGAATCATTACGCATTGTTCTCTCAAATTTAACGTTTCAAACATCGCAGGATCTATCTGGAGAAACTTGAGCAGCTTTTGAATTCTATCTTCGTTAAACTGTAAAGAAGATCTCTCAGAACAACCACCAAATATTAAGCTGCTAACTTTTCCTCGCAGAGATTCTAGCTGCTTCTCAGGGGATTTACATAAGTCTTTTGTAATAATTACTTCTTCAACTCCTGGTAGTTTAAGTGCAAGTTCTTTAAGTTCTTTGAAGTTAATCTTTTGGTTGATTTGCTCTCCGCAACTACAAAAAACCACTCCAACCTTTTTCATTTTTTACCTCTCTTTAATTGGTTAACTAATATTTAATTATATTATCTA encodes:
- a CDS encoding hydrogenase iron-sulfur subunit, with protein sequence MKKVGVVFCSCGEQINQKINFKELKELALKLPGVEEVIITKDLCKSPEKQLESLRGKVSSLIFGGCSERSSLQFNEDRIQKLLKFLQIDPAMFETLNLREQCVMIHDNIEGINAKAKDMLLMAYEKLKTNVGALKEKLKKRVLIVGGGVAGQSCAQALADIGVESVIVEEKPYLGGLTASIPALWQSESYPSVCTSQCVLPVVGRETMLRDRIKVLTNSEIEDIEKDSGTFKVKIRRKSIKINPDKCIACGECEKVCPVEVPNEFNLGKTKRKAIYKPFPLAIPDVYHIDEAACIFCGECEKVCPTQAINLQAESETIEEEVGAIVIATGLKGGDVSQYRELGYEFPEVITLTEYQRYSANNFFGNKPKEIAFILCKKDEEGYCSRLCCLETAKIAALLAKQMPDIKVRIFYRSLRTTGRAFEEFRKRAEAGGVEFIQTVVEKVEREGKGKLRIKTEKGEFTANLAVLAEPLVPAQARITQMLNMYTDIYGFPLEFQPRVINPLESFVERVYVIGTAKGFKDVQESIESALGVAPKIYKDLKGREKKYYAQIDQDKCSRCETCLMCCPHGAISVKKGKTPEDNWIEIDPNLCRGCGLCYAACPSKAINFSNLEDEQILKMVEVAFKHLPKDKPRILAFLCYWCAYGAADLMGVNGEKLPENFRSIRVRCSASLSLEVINEILSRNLADGIIVAGCPEHNCHHVWGNYMQERRIEMLNESLRLLGVNNKLVKWEYIGVPNWKKLANSIRKMNEVLTKLKEDNYVKA
- a CDS encoding Ni/Fe hydrogenase subunit alpha — its product is MMKKVTIEPLTRLEGHGKITVFLNDNGKIDEVFFQVVEFMGYEKLVQNVPIEEVPRIASTICGVCRAVHFMASLKAGDQIFSVEPPPVAKKLRKLLLSAHYIEDHTEILYAMGLPDFICGPTAPPEERNIIGVAKKLGKEFVKEILEKRFSAARIVEILGGKTTHPASAIPGGWSKDISEDEVKELQKLAEDCLKLGKQSVELFKEIVVKNPEYSKLLKEETFNVATNYMGTVDKNNKVAYYEGIQKIISPFGQEIGSFTDKEYLDYFAERTIQWSYAKFPYLKSVGWKGFIDGEGTPFCSVGPLARFNVSDGYSTPLAQKAYEEMVEFFGGKPVHNIFAYHWARAIEILNHAEIVKELVNDPEITNPNTCNPVGKVSGEGVGIIEAPRGTLIHHYKTDENAMVTDANMIVPTTFNNGSIQIAVKKAAKFFFDDGKFDEAKLNLIEMAHRPYDLCLACATHAFPGQIPIQLEVYTKNGKLIKKLRNF
- a CDS encoding hydrogenase maturation protease; the protein is MKLLIGIGNPNFSDDGLGFWTVEALCGEIQAVHFLSPSLYMVKTLLGKEKVVIVDAVKLGLKPGEIVELDLTSGQNQKLYGGNSHSVSLSEIITVGYSLFADKMPREIKFIGVEAADLETFKNELTEPVKKAFPKVVEKVKNILFPK
- a CDS encoding NADH ubiquinone dehydrogenase, with protein sequence MLKLKMAYYLGGGCAGCETSLLDTATKLMDFLDHVELMFFAPTLIDKKYKDLESIPDGSIDIGFFTGNVRNSEHEHIAKFMRRKCKTLIAFGICASLGGIKGLVNIYRQEEIVKKAYIETITTDNTEGIVPQPEYVADGKYPLDLPVLKPARALDQVVKVDYYVGGCPPHYNHIKWILESILKNDLPAKGSWLTMGTAVCDACPRNPIRYGGIKKKPTQVKRTLEKPPKDVCLLEAGYLCLGPITQGDCGAACLKANMPCRGCGGPIPGVSDFAIKAVSTIATTLDNKNLLKEIPAPVQLFYRYSLPKSKLIKSKD